Proteins encoded together in one Halorubellus sp. JP-L1 window:
- a CDS encoding helix-hairpin-helix domain-containing protein, translating into MIPLNHGFGEPEPGLGVLLAFPLLLLYSWFEKRYTDETDPVDDLRDQYVAGDLTPEEFEDRVALELDDRAQETRQRLECIDGIGPDTSAIIARRFRTLDELREASREEIKDVHGIGPSTSKAIRQSLD; encoded by the coding sequence GTGATACCGCTCAATCACGGATTTGGCGAGCCCGAACCCGGCCTCGGCGTGCTCCTCGCGTTTCCCCTATTGCTCCTCTATTCGTGGTTCGAGAAACGATACACAGATGAGACAGACCCCGTCGACGACCTCCGAGATCAGTACGTCGCCGGCGACCTCACGCCCGAAGAGTTCGAGGACCGCGTCGCGCTCGAACTCGACGACCGCGCCCAGGAGACCCGCCAGCGTCTCGAATGCATCGACGGCATCGGCCCCGACACCAGCGCGATCATCGCCCGCCGGTTCCGCACGCTCGACGAGCTGCGCGAAGCCAGCCGCGAGGAGATCAAGGACGTCCACGGCATCGGCCCGTCGACGTCGAAGGCCATTCGACAGTCCCTCGACTGA